The DNA segment TCGCGTGTGCGTCCACCGGCAGGATCAGGCCCTGGCCGGGGTGCTGCGAGACGTTGTTGTCCTTCTGGGAGGTGTCCCACAGCCAGACCAGCAGGCCGTTCTGGTAGGGGAAGTGCTCGACCCAGTCCGGACGGGTCTTGGAGAAGCCGAAGTTGTACGGGCCGACCTGGAGGGTCTTGTCGTAGCTGACGTACTGGCGGTTCTCCGCGATGTAGTACTGCGGGTAGTTCTTGGTGAACGACGCGCCGACCCGCGAGAAGCCCTTGCTGGTCCAACCGTTGTCACCGGCCTCGGCGTTGTCCGAGAACAGCGCGGTGCCGTCCGCGGTCACCGAGATGGTGTCGGCGGTGAAGCCCTTGCCGCCCGCGCCGCCGTCGGTGGCGTAGCGGAAGCGGATGTCGATCTTCTGGCCCGCGTAGGCGTCCAGCGAGTACGACAGCTTCTTGTACGCGCCGGAGACGTCGGTCAGGGCCGGCTTGTCGCTGGCGTCGCGCGGGATGGCCTTGCCGTCGGCGGTGCCGTCGATCGCGGTCCAGCTGGTGCCGCCGTTGGTGGACACCTCGGTGTAGAGGTAGTCGTAGTCCTTCTCGATGTCCCACCAGCCCTGGAGGTCCAGGGACGCCTTGGTCTTGCCGGTGAGGTCGACCGGGCGGGACAGCGTGTTGCTGAGGTTGTCGCCCATGTCGCTCCACCACTGCGCGGCGCCCTCGGCGGGGGCCGTGACGTCGGTGGTGACGGGCTTCTCGGGCAGCGTGACGACGAGCGCCTGCTTGTCCTTGGTGTTGTACTCGGAGACGCCCAGCTTGTGGGTGGACTTCGTGGCGGCCTTGGCCTCGTCGAAGTTCAGCCAGCCCAGCTGGAGCTTGTCCCAGGCGGTCATGTCACCGGGCATGTCCCCGATGCTGTCCTTGCCGGTGCCGAGCCAGGAGCCCGCCGACATCAGCGACCAGAAGCCGACCGAGTTCTCGGCGGTGTTGGTCGTGTCGTAGAGGTCCGGGAGACCGAGGTCGTGGGCGTACTCGTGGGCGAAGACGCCCAGTCCGCCGTTCTCGGGCTGCGCGGTGTAGTCGCCGACCCAGATGCCGGTGTCGCCGATCTCGGTGCCGCCCGCCTTGTTGGCGGAGGGGCCGGTGGCGCCGACGTTGGTGCCGTACGCGTACCAGCGGTGCGCCCAGATGGCGTCGGCGCCCTGGGCACCGCCGCCGGCGGACTCGTCCTCACCCGCGTGCACGATCTGGAAGTGATCGATGTAGCCGTCGGGCTCGTTGAAGTTGCCGTCGTTGTCGAAGTCGTAGCGGTCCCACTTGTCGTACTCCGACAGGTCCGCCTTGATCTGGTCGAGCGTGCGGCCCTTCGCCTTCTGGTCCGCGACCCAGGCGTTGACGCCGTCCCGGACCATGTCCCAGGAGTTGGCGCAGTTGCTCTGGCCGCAGTAGTTCGAGCCGTACCGGGCCTCGTTGTACGGGACCTTGACCCAGTCGGAGACCTCGCCCTCGACCGAGTAGCGGCCGGACGACGTCTTCTCGTAGTACGTCTTGAGCGAGTTGGTGCCCGCGCCCTCGCCGAAGTACAGCTGCTGGAAGTGCGCCTGGTCGTAGTCGGCCTGCCAGGCGGTGCTGTTGTCCTTCTTCGGGTCCGGCTGGGCTATCTGGTTGTGCAGCGGGCCCGGCGTGCCGCCGTAGGCCGGGACGGGCGGCTTGGGGCCGTCGCCGTCCGGGTCGTACATGGTCGTGTTGTCGACCTTGTCGCCGAACTCCACCAGGACGGTGAAGATCTTGTCGGTCTTCTCGCGGCCCAGCTCGACGTACTTCTTGTCGTCGAGCTTGACGACCTTGGAGCCTCCGCGCGACGAAACCTTCTTGTCGCCGGATATGACCTGTTCCAGGGCAGCCTGGCGCTGAGCGGCCTGCTGCTTGCTGAACGGGCCCTCCAGGTTGTGTTCGCCGCCCCTGGCCGACGCCGGGTCCCGGCGGTCGATCTTGGCGGTGCCTGACGCCTGGTCATCAGCCTGAGCGGTGGCGAAGGCGGATGCGGTTGCGGCGGTCGCGGCCATGGCCACGACAATCGCTCCGGTCCGAAGCGCCCGTCTCTTAATGATCACGTGATGCAGTCCTCCCCGGCGTCCGCGTCGGCGGCCCGGAGGTGTAGGAGAGGCCGCGCGCGCGGAAACGCGTCACAAGTGACGACATTCGACCGGAGTTACGGGAGAAAAGACAGACCTTGACTTGGACAGAGCAAGTGCACTATGCAGGAGCACCATTCCGGTATCCGGACGAAATGTCGCTCCCTGTCCGTGACCTACCGGTGCGTCAGAAGCGTGCCCGGGCGCCCGGGATGACTCCGTGCGCCCCCTGTGCACCGGCACTGTGGGTTAGGTTACGCTTACCAGCCGTTCCTCACGGGCATCCACCGACATAGAGTCGCTCGACAGCGCGACCGTGTCGAGAGAACGCCCATCCGACGTCCCGAGGACGGAATCAGCCATGCCGCGTCCCACTGCCGCACAGCTCGTCTACGGTTCGGTCACCGTCGTCTTCGCGGACCTGGCCATGTTGCTGCTGTTCCAGGTCGGTTCGGGCGTCGGCATCGCCGTGGCCGGGACGGCCGCGCTCGCGCTCGGAATCGCCGTGTCCGTCACCGTACCCACCGGGCACCGCCGCCACACCGCGCGATCGGCGGAGTCGGCGGGCGCCGTCCCGGTGCCGGCGCCACGCCGCTCCGCGGCCGCCGCGGAGGGCCGGGCGCCCGTCTCCGCCCAGAGCCACCGCTGAGCCCGGGCCGAGACCGGGCGAAATCTCAGTTGACGGTCACCACCACGGTCTTGGCCGCCTTGTCCTGGAGGCCCTGCCGGTAGGGCTTGTCGGTGAACATCAGCACGATGTTGATGAGCCACCACAGGCACGGGCAGCACAGCAGCGCGGGCAGCCACAGCACCACGGCCCGCATGAACGCCGCCCCGGTGTCCGGCACCCGGCCGTCGTTGAGCATCGCGACCCGCATCTTCAGCAGCCGCTTGCCGAGGGTGCGGCCGTCCTTGTGCGTGAAGTACGTGTCGTACGCGACGTAGACCACCAGGCCGATCAGCGACCAGAGCAGCTGATGCCCGCTGTAGGTCTGGGCGAACAGATCGCTGACGTCGTCGTCGTTGCCGTTGCCGTTGGTGTTGCCGACCGCGCCGCCCCAGGGCAGTGAGATCAGGTAGAGCGGGATGGAGATGATCAGGAAGTCGATCAGCCGGGCCAGGATGCGCTTGCCCGGTTCGGCGAGCGGCGGCATCCCCGCCAGCGGGTCCGCGCCGTACGGCCCGCCGCCGCCCCCGTAGGGCCCCGGATCGTACGGGGGCGGCGGCGGGGGCGCGCCGTCGTAGGGCGAGCCGGACGACGGCGGCGGCTGGTCACCGGGCGGCCGCTTCCGGAACGGATCGTCCTCGGGCGGCTGACCGGGCGGCGGCTGATCGTTGCTCATGGGGGCAGTGCATCCCGGCGACCGGGCCCCCGCAACGGCTCAGGGCCTGTCGGGTGACCGCCGATCGGTAGCGGACGCGGTCTGGCGCGTGCGATTCCAAGGCGCCGGGATGTCCTCGTAGCGGAGCTACGAGGACATCCCGGCAACGCGGGAAGCGTGCGTGCCAGGGCGTGACCGCCCGATCGGAGGTCACCCGACAGGCCCTCATGTGCGTTCGGGGGAAGGGGGTGCGGCCACGAAGGTGCCGGCCGCCTTGTCGTGCCAGCACTGCCGCCACGGCCGGTCGACCAGGCACCAGAGCACGCCGGCCGCCCCGACCACCAGCAGGCCGGGCACCGCGTACACCAGCCAGCGGCGGAGCGCGGCGCCGAAGCCGGGCGGTTCGTGGGACTCGATGTCCCGGACGTCGAGCCCGCACAGCTTCTTGCCGAGCGTACGGCCCCACTTCGCGGTGGGCAGCGCCTCCAGGAGGACGCCGAGGACCAGGAGGACGCCGAGGACCGCCCCGCCCAGCGCGGCCGTGGTGGAGTCCAGCAGCCATACGGTGACCGTCTCGCCGGACAGCTTCGCCGCGTCGATCTTGGCGTCGATGTGGTCCAGGGCCCGGCCGGCCAGGGGAACGGCCGCCGCGGCGGTGAGCGCGCCCAGCACCGCCGTGTCGATGAGCCGGGCGGTGAACCGCCTGCCGAGCGGGGCGGGCCGCCCCGCGCTCCGGGCCGCGACGAGCCGCTGGAACGGGTCCTCGACGGGCGGCTTCCACGGGGCGGGCCGCGCCTGCGGCGCGGGGACGGGCGCGGGGACGGGCGCGGCGGGCTGCGGGGCGGGGGCCGGGCGCGGCTGCGGTGCCGGGGCGGGGGCGGGCGGCTGCGGGGCGGGGACGGGGCGCGCCTGCGGGACCGGGGCTCGGCTCACCGGGCTCGGGCTCACCGAAGGCTGGCTCACCGGGCCCTGACGGTCCCACGGGGTGCTCGGGGTGCGCGGGTCCGTGTCGCGCGCGCGGGGCGGGGCGCTGCTTGCGGCGGCCGGGCGGGCGGTGTCGCCGCCGGGGCGGTTCACCCGGAGGGCGACGGTGTTCTCGGGCACGGGCGCGGTGTCCTGCGGTTCCGGCTCGGGGGCGGGCTCCGGTGCCTCCGGCGCCGTGCTCGTGCCCCGCTCGCCCCACGACACGCGGTGGTCGCCGAAGCCGGTCTGGCGGGAGGCGTCGGCCTGCCAGGCGGTCGCGGGTTCGGGGCGGGCCCCGTCGGGCGGCGCGTCCGCCGGCGCCTCGTCCAGGAAAACCGGACCGGTCTCCTCGACCGCGTCCTGCTTCGGGGCCGGACGGCTGGTGCCGGGCACCCAGGCGGCGCCGTTCCAGTAGCGGACGTAACCGGGGATGGACGGGTCGGGGTAGTACCCCTCGCGGGGGCTTTCGTCACCGGGTGCCGGGGTTGGGGCGCTCATCACCGTGGTCCCGTATCTCTTCGCGGCCTCAATACAGGGGTCCACATCTACCAGACGGGCGCGGATCGCCGGGCCGGTCCGGGCGTTTGACCCCCATTTCGGTCACGCGAAGTTTTTTCCCGAAGTCGCGTAATGAACCGCGTGGAAGGCGCTCTCACCTGTGCGGGCCGGTCGAGGGACCGGCTCCGGACAACGGAAGGACGCCCTCATGAACACCGTCGTGGAACGCGAGCTGGAGCTCAAGCTGGTCCTGTCGCCCGAGCGCAGCATCCCGGTGCCGGCCCGGCTGACGTACCGCACCGAGGACCCGTACGCGGTGCACATCACCTTCCACATCACCTCGGAATCGCCCGTGTACTGGACGTTCGCCCGCGATCTGCTGGTGGAGGGCGTGTTCCGGCCGTGCGGGCAGGGCGATGTGCGGATCTGGCCCACCAAGGTGGACGGGAACAGCGTCATCTGTGTGGCGCTGACGTCCCCGGAGGGCAATGCGCTGCTGGAGGTCCCGGCGGCGGCCGTGGCGGTCTGGGTGGAGCGGACGCTGCGCGTCGTCCCGCCGGGCACCGAGAGCGAGCGGCTCGGCATCGACGAGGGCCTGGCCGAGTTGCTCGCGCCGCTGCCGGCCGACGACCTGTGGATGAGCGACCCGTGGCCGTCGGACGAGTCGCAGGCGCAGGAGGGGGAGAACTGAGCGGCGTGGGCCGGGGACGGTCAGAAGACCTTGCCGGGGTTGAGCAGCCCGAGCGGGTCGAAGGCCCGCTTCACGCCCCGGTGCAGTTCCACGCCGGTCTCGCCGAGTTCGCGGGCCAGCCACTCCTT comes from the Streptomyces sp. NBC_00525 genome and includes:
- a CDS encoding RDD family protein; this encodes MSNDQPPPGQPPEDDPFRKRPPGDQPPPSSGSPYDGAPPPPPPYDPGPYGGGGGPYGADPLAGMPPLAEPGKRILARLIDFLIISIPLYLISLPWGGAVGNTNGNGNDDDVSDLFAQTYSGHQLLWSLIGLVVYVAYDTYFTHKDGRTLGKRLLKMRVAMLNDGRVPDTGAAFMRAVVLWLPALLCCPCLWWLINIVLMFTDKPYRQGLQDKAAKTVVVTVN
- a CDS encoding immune inhibitor A domain-containing protein; translation: MIIKRRALRTGAIVVAMAATAATASAFATAQADDQASGTAKIDRRDPASARGGEHNLEGPFSKQQAAQRQAALEQVISGDKKVSSRGGSKVVKLDDKKYVELGREKTDKIFTVLVEFGDKVDNTTMYDPDGDGPKPPVPAYGGTPGPLHNQIAQPDPKKDNSTAWQADYDQAHFQQLYFGEGAGTNSLKTYYEKTSSGRYSVEGEVSDWVKVPYNEARYGSNYCGQSNCANSWDMVRDGVNAWVADQKAKGRTLDQIKADLSEYDKWDRYDFDNDGNFNEPDGYIDHFQIVHAGEDESAGGGAQGADAIWAHRWYAYGTNVGATGPSANKAGGTEIGDTGIWVGDYTAQPENGGLGVFAHEYAHDLGLPDLYDTTNTAENSVGFWSLMSAGSWLGTGKDSIGDMPGDMTAWDKLQLGWLNFDEAKAATKSTHKLGVSEYNTKDKQALVVTLPEKPVTTDVTAPAEGAAQWWSDMGDNLSNTLSRPVDLTGKTKASLDLQGWWDIEKDYDYLYTEVSTNGGTSWTAIDGTADGKAIPRDASDKPALTDVSGAYKKLSYSLDAYAGQKIDIRFRYATDGGAGGKGFTADTISVTADGTALFSDNAEAGDNGWTSKGFSRVGASFTKNYPQYYIAENRQYVSYDKTLQVGPYNFGFSKTRPDWVEHFPYQNGLLVWLWDTSQKDNNVSQHPGQGLILPVDAHAKPLKWSNGSIMRNKIQPFDAPFSWYPTDGFTLHSADQAVKIKPQLGVPAFDDRTGTYWYKENPTGSVKVPDTNTRITIVSEPLSGETMVVKVGPSKK
- a CDS encoding RDD family protein encodes the protein MSAPTPAPGDESPREGYYPDPSIPGYVRYWNGAAWVPGTSRPAPKQDAVEETGPVFLDEAPADAPPDGARPEPATAWQADASRQTGFGDHRVSWGERGTSTAPEAPEPAPEPEPQDTAPVPENTVALRVNRPGGDTARPAAASSAPPRARDTDPRTPSTPWDRQGPVSQPSVSPSPVSRAPVPQARPVPAPQPPAPAPAPQPRPAPAPQPAAPVPAPVPAPQARPAPWKPPVEDPFQRLVAARSAGRPAPLGRRFTARLIDTAVLGALTAAAAVPLAGRALDHIDAKIDAAKLSGETVTVWLLDSTTAALGGAVLGVLLVLGVLLEALPTAKWGRTLGKKLCGLDVRDIESHEPPGFGAALRRWLVYAVPGLLVVGAAGVLWCLVDRPWRQCWHDKAAGTFVAAPPSPERT
- a CDS encoding SsgA family sporulation/cell division regulator, with protein sequence MNTVVERELELKLVLSPERSIPVPARLTYRTEDPYAVHITFHITSESPVYWTFARDLLVEGVFRPCGQGDVRIWPTKVDGNSVICVALTSPEGNALLEVPAAAVAVWVERTLRVVPPGTESERLGIDEGLAELLAPLPADDLWMSDPWPSDESQAQEGEN